A genomic segment from Nicotiana sylvestris chromosome 1, ASM39365v2, whole genome shotgun sequence encodes:
- the LOC104213078 gene encoding histidine-containing phosphotransfer protein 1-like: MESVNQLQRKLADYTSSLYNENFLDEQFIQLQQLADESNPDFVVEVVSLFFEDSDRLLNELTKALNQPNVDFKKVDAHVHQLKGSSSSIGALRVQKICIAFRNYCEQQIVEGCLKCLQQVKNEYTLVKNKLETLFKLEKQLVDAGGSLPVV, from the exons ATGGAGAGTGTAAACCAGTTGCAAAGAAAACTAGCTGACTACACTTCTTCCTTGTACAATGAG AATTTTTTGGATGAGCAGTTCATACAACTGCAGCAACTTGCAGATGAGAGTAACCCTGATTTTGTGGTGGAAGTTGTGTCCCTTTTCTTTGAAGATTCTGATAGGCTTCTTAATGAACTAACCAAAGCTCT CAATCAGCCAAATGTAGACTTCAAGAAAGTTGATGCTCATGTTCATCAGTTGAAGGGTAGCAGCTCCAG CATTGGTGCACTGAGGGTTCAAAAAATTTGCATTGCCTTCCGTAATTATTGTGAGCAACAGATTGTTGAAGG GTGCTTAAAATGTTTGCAACAAGTAAAGAATGAGTACACCCTTGTCAAAAACAAGCTTGAAACTTTATTTAAG CTGGAGAAACAACTCGTGGATGCTGGAGGTTCATTACCTGTGGTGTGA